One stretch of Arachis duranensis cultivar V14167 chromosome 1, aradu.V14167.gnm2.J7QH, whole genome shotgun sequence DNA includes these proteins:
- the LOC127745650 gene encoding ribulose bisphosphate carboxylase large chain, producing MSCREGFMSPQTETKASVGFKAGVKDYKLTYYTPEYETKDTDILAAFRVTPQPGVPPEEAGAAVAAESSTSTWTTVWTDGLTSLDRYKGRCYNIEPVAGEENQYIAYVAYPLDLFEEGSVTNMFTSIVGNVFGFKALRALRLEDLRIPISYIKTFQGPPHGIQVERDKLNKYGRPLLGCTIKPKVGLSAKNYGRAVYECLRGGLDFTKDDENVNSQPFMRWRDRFLFCAEAIFKSQAETGEIKGHYLNATAGTCEEMIKRDVFARELGAPIVMQDYLTGGFTANTSLAHYCRDNGLLLHIHRAMHAVIDRQKNHGMHFRVLAKALRLSGGDHIHAGTVVGKLEGERDITLGFVDLLRDDFIEKDRSRGIYFTQDWVSLPGVLPVASGGIHVWHMPALTEIFGDDSVLQFGGGTLGHPWGNAPGAVANRVALEACVQARNEGRDLAREGNEIIREASKWSPELAAACEVWKGIKFEFPAMDTL from the coding sequence ATGAGTTGTAGGGAGGGATTTATGTCACCACAAACAGAGACTAAAGCAAGTGTTGGGTTCAAAGCTGGTGTTAAAGATTATAAATTGACTTATTATACTCCTGAGTATGAAACGAAAGATACTGATATCTTGGCAGCATTCCGAGTAACTCCTCAACCTGGAGTTCCTCCGGAAGAAGCGGGTGCCGCGGTAGCTGCCGAATCTTCTACTAGTACATGGACAACTGTTTGGACCGATGGGCTTACCAGTCTTGATCGTTACAAAGGACGATGCTACAACATCGAGCCGGTTGCTGGCGAAGAAAATCAATATATTGCCTATGTAGCTTATCCTTTAGACCTTTTTGAGGAAGGTTCTGTTACTAACATGTTTACTTCCATTGTAGGTAATGTATTTGGGTTCAAGGCCCTTCGCGCCCTACGTCTGGAAGATTTGCGAATCCCTATCTCTTATATTAAAACTTTCCAAGGTCCGCCTCATGGCATCCAAGTTGAAAGAGATAAATTAAACAAGTATGGTCGCCCCCTATTGGGATGTACTATTAAACCAAAAGTGGGGTTATCCGCGAAGAATTACGGTAGAGCAGTTTATGAATGTCTTCGCGGTGGACTTGATTTTACCAAAGATGATGAAAATGTGAATTCTCAACCATTTATGCGTTGGAGAGACCGTTTCTTATTTTGTGCCGAAGCAATTTTTAAATCCCAGGCCGAAACTGGTGAAATCAAAGGGCATTACTTGAACGCTACTGCAGGTACATGCGAAGAAATGATAAAAAGAGATGTATTTGCTAGAGAATTGGGCGCTCCTATCGTAATGCAAGATTACTTAACAGGGGGATTCACTGCAAATACTAGTTTGGCTCATTATTGCCGGGATAATGGACTACTTCTTCATATCCATCGTGCAATGCACGCAGTTATCGATAGACAGAAGAATCATGGTATGCACTTTCGTGTACTAGCTAAAGCGTTACGTTTGTCTGGTGGAGATCATATTCACGCCGGTACCGTAGTAGGTAAACTTGAAGGGGAAAGAGATATTACTTTAggttttgttgatttattaCGTGatgattttattgaaaaagatcgAAGCCGTGGGATTTATTTCACTCAGGATTGGGTTTCTCTACCAGGTGTTCTTCCCGTTGCTTCAGGGGGTATTCACGTTTGGCATATGCCTGCTCTGACCGAGATCTTTGGAGATGATTCCGTACTCCAATTCGGTGGTGGAACCTTAGGGCATCCTTGGGGAAATGCACCAGGTGCCGTAGCTAATCGAGTAGCTCTCGAAGCATGTGTACAGGCTCGGAATGAGGGTCGTGATCTTGCTCGTGAGGGTAATGAAATCATCCGTGAGGCGAGCAAATGGAGTCCTGAATTAGCTGCTGCTTGTGAAGTATGGAAGGGgatcaaatttgaattcccaGCAATGGATACTTTGTAA
- the LOC107480193 gene encoding uncharacterized protein LOC107480193 produces MSRTLVQPIGQKRLTNVAVVRLKKHGMRFEIACYPNTVLAWRSGVEKDLDEVLQSHTVYSNVSKGVLAKSKDLIAAFGTDDQTKICLEVLKKGELQVAGKERESLLSSQFRDIATIVMQKTYNPETQRPYTISMIERLMRDIHFAVDPNSSSKKQALELIQELQKHYPIKRCPLRIRVAAPEEEVPALLEKLNEWKSTIISKEGSSGQLSVIFELEPGLYKGCHDFVVNNMHGRFEVLAHSLYVDGDTQVEQYTDDYEDMPPPMTKETRESVLELNDKLQKQTISSTSRLPPEMQQQKANKCSTCNVSFEDSKQYREHHKSEWHKHNMKRKTRQLPPLTEEECLADMELGDSKSDLKDYSF; encoded by the exons ATGTCGCGGACGCTGGTGCAGCCGATAGGGCAGAAGAGGCTGACCAACGTGGCCGTCGTGCGACTCAAGAAGCATGGCATGCGCTTTGAGATCGCCTGCTACCCCAATACTGTCCTCGCTTGGCGTTCCGGCGT GGAGAAGGACCTGGATGAAGTGTTGCAGTCACATACTGTTTATTCCAATGTTTCCAAAGGTGTTCTTGCCAAGTCAAAGGATTTGATTGCTGCTTTTGGGACCGATGATCAGACCAAGATATGCTTAGAG GTTTTGAAGAAAGGGGAACTTCAGGTTGCCGGGAAAGAAAGGGAATCCTTGCTGTCGAGTCAGTTCAGGGATATTGCCACCATTGTGATGCAGAAGACATACAATCCTGAGACGCAGCGCCCTTACACTATTAGCATGATTGAGCGCCTGATGAGGGACATTCATTTTGCTGTTGATCCAAATAGCAGTTCCAAGAAGCAG GCTTTGGAGCTGATTCAGGAGCTTCAAAAGCATTACCCTATAAAACGATGTCCGTTAAGAATCCGAGTTGCTGCTCCTGAGGAGGAAGTGCCTGCCCTTTTAGAAAAGTTGAATGAGTGGAAGTCTACCATTATCTCTAAAGAAGGATCTTCTGGTCAGCTATCTGTT ATCTTTGAATTGGAACCAGGTCTATATAAGGGTTGTCATGACTTCGTTGTGAACAACATGCATGGAAGATTTGAGGTTCTTGCACACTCTCTTTATGTGGATGGGGATACCCAGGTAGAACAATACACTGATGATTATGAGGATATGCCTCCACCGATGACCAAAGAAACTCGCGAATCTGTtcttgaattgaatgataaactTCAAAAGCAGACAATTTCATCTACGAGTAGGCTGCCTCCTGAGATGCAACAACAAAAGGCAAACAAGTGCAGCACATGCAATGTTTCTTTTGAGGACTCTAAACAGTACAGGGAACACCACAAGAGTGAGTGGCACAAGCACAATATGAAGCGCAAGACGAGGCAACTCCCACCCCTTACCGAGGAAGAGTGCTTGGCAGACATGGAACTGGGTGACTCAAAATCTGATTTGAAGGATTATTCATTTTGA